A DNA window from Roseovarius sp. Pro17 contains the following coding sequences:
- a CDS encoding ABC transporter permease translates to MLLNLDRMGGLRWVLVLISVLVMLFLILPVAFIVALSFGSSQWLAFPPPGWTLRWYHEFFADPRWLAAIWTSAKIGVLVMISSTLLGLLASFALVRGRFRGRETLRAAFLTPMILPVVVVAVALYAFFLKVGLNGTLLGFVIAHTVLALPFAIIPISTALAGFDKSVEDAAILCGASPWEARLRITLPSIRHGLFAAVVFSFLVSWDEVVIAIFMASPTLQTMPVRIWGSLRQDLSPVIAAASSLLILLTLALMLLAALLRKKG, encoded by the coding sequence ATGCTGTTGAACCTTGACCGCATGGGCGGGCTTCGCTGGGTTTTGGTACTGATCTCTGTGCTGGTCATGCTGTTTTTGATCCTGCCGGTCGCCTTTATCGTCGCCCTGTCATTTGGGTCTTCCCAATGGCTGGCTTTTCCACCGCCCGGCTGGACGTTGCGCTGGTATCACGAATTTTTCGCCGATCCGCGCTGGCTGGCGGCAATCTGGACCAGTGCCAAGATCGGCGTTCTGGTGATGATCTCGTCAACATTGCTGGGTCTGTTGGCGTCCTTTGCACTGGTGCGCGGTCGCTTTCGCGGGCGCGAAACATTGCGCGCGGCCTTCCTGACGCCAATGATCCTGCCGGTCGTCGTGGTGGCTGTGGCGCTCTATGCCTTCTTTCTCAAGGTCGGGTTGAACGGCACGCTGCTGGGCTTTGTCATCGCCCATACCGTGCTGGCGCTACCGTTCGCCATCATCCCGATTTCCACAGCCCTCGCAGGCTTTGACAAATCGGTCGAGGATGCCGCGATCCTTTGCGGCGCCAGTCCTTGGGAGGCGCGTCTGCGCATCACGTTGCCCAGCATTCGCCACGGGCTGTTTGCCGCAGTGGTGTTTAGTTTTCTGGTGTCCTGGGACGAGGTCGTCATCGCCATTTTCATGGCCAGTCCAACGCTTCAGACGATGCCCGTGCGTATCTGGGGATCATTGCGGCAGGATTTGTCGCCCGTCATCGCCGCTGCGTCCTCGCTGTTGATCCTCCTCACGCTGGCGCTGATGTTGCTGGCCGCATTGCTACGGAAAAAAGGCTGA